In a genomic window of Glaciimonas sp. PCH181:
- a CDS encoding NAD-glutamate dehydrogenase, producing the protein MSVIYKAAEQKKQQQLAEMVKFAGDRLPPAVFATMQTFLIDYYSQVGEEQILSRSISDLYGAAVSHWQFARHFKSGAPRIRIYNPQIDEHGWESAHSVIEIVNDDMPFLVDSVTTEINRLGLTLHAAIHPVFRVWRDASGQIEMVQRPSDVNAKVGAENNDSGRLESYIHFEIDRCTETDRLVEIMTGVTKVLGDVRAAVEDWRSMMTTASAAVEDLRQQPCDDEVLQAEVDEARAFLEWMIDDHFTFLGSRDYELVVNEGENYLQALVGSGLGILRESLRDPLRTSDSADMTKLPSGAQAIIDARSPVFITKADSRATVHRPGYLDYVGVKRYDAAGKVIGERRFIGLYTSTAYMVPTSDIPLVRRKVAKVQERASFVPKGHLAKTLATILEQYPRDELFQVDENDLYDTAIGILRLEERQRTRLFVRQDAFGRYVSCLVYVPRDKFNTELRTRIQLLLLEAFNGLSVEFTPLLSESVLARIQFTVRTEPGTVANIANIDIGELEAKIVKATRRWQDDLADALLESRGEEHGNRLLRRYAASFPAGFREDYAARATVRDIELMEAAQQRAGLAMNLYRPIEAAASSLRLKIYHAGKPIALSQSLPMLEHMGVKVNEERPYRIEVQDAAPVWIHDFGMQTADDSEIEIDRIKDIFEDAFARVWDGQADNDDLNRLVLTAQLNWREVTILRAYARYLRQVGSTFSNTYIEHAVTGNPAIARNLVELFLARFDPSAGLSPQNQDRVNALLQQTEEAMDQVPNLDEDRILRQFLGVIQATLRTNYFQRDANGQPKSYLSFKFDPAKVPGLPAPKPMFEIWVYSPRFEGVHLRGGKVARGGLRWSDRREDFRTEVLGLVKAQMVKNAVIVPVGSKGGFVLKSAPPASEREAYLKEGIACYQDFLRGLLDLTDNLVAGKVVPPANVVRYDPDDPYLVVAADKGTATFSDFANAISAEYGFWLTDAFASGGSVGYDHKKMGITARGAWEAVKRHFREIGINTQEQDFTVAGIGDMSGDVFGNGMLLSRHIKLVAAFDHRHIFLDPNPDPAASFAERDRLFVLPRSSWADYEAKLISEGGGIYPRTLKTIPLSPQIRAVLGITAEELSPAELIHAILIAPIDLLYNGGIGTYVKASHETHAQVGDRTNDAIRVNGAELQCKVVAEGGNLGLTQFGRIEFAQKGGRICTDAIDNSAGVDCSDHEVNIKILLGLVVTEGEMTEKQRNKLLAEMTDEVGKQVLTDNYYQTQSLSVAGRGATSLLEPEARLIRYLERAGRLDRAVEFLPSDETIAERKTAKQGLTTPERAVLMAYNKMWLYEAALASDLLDDQFVSHALRQYFPQALRERYPDVMTRHPLAREIIATYVVNTLTNRVGTTFVHRLSDESGASPTDVIRACLIARDVFGFEEIWNDIDALDNQVPDALQAQMFIEVGRLIEQASFWFLHRHAKGETIEDTVARFRPAADQLGPILLTLLDTSDADALKAKQTALTQAGVSETLARRVASAELIGAVLDIAEVATITGRSLELVAQVYFALDLNLNFGWMRERAATLPVDSHWQTLARTALQSDLTMLQRSLTANVIKLSPDINQSPEMIVAWQTANRPQLERYRRLLIDFQLGGNVDLAMLSVAAREMRAIETT; encoded by the coding sequence ATGTCTGTCATTTATAAAGCAGCCGAACAAAAGAAACAGCAACAACTAGCGGAAATGGTGAAGTTTGCCGGTGACCGCTTGCCACCTGCAGTTTTTGCGACCATGCAGACATTTCTGATCGATTACTATTCTCAGGTTGGTGAGGAACAAATACTCAGCCGCAGCATTTCAGACCTGTATGGCGCTGCTGTTTCTCACTGGCAGTTTGCCCGGCACTTCAAAAGCGGTGCGCCGCGCATCCGCATCTACAATCCGCAAATCGATGAGCATGGCTGGGAATCGGCCCATAGCGTTATCGAGATCGTCAATGACGACATGCCGTTTCTGGTGGATTCCGTTACCACTGAAATCAATCGTCTGGGCCTGACCCTGCACGCGGCGATTCATCCGGTTTTCCGAGTCTGGCGCGACGCCTCCGGTCAGATTGAAATGGTTCAGCGTCCCAGCGATGTCAACGCCAAAGTCGGAGCAGAAAATAACGACAGCGGACGGCTGGAATCGTACATTCACTTCGAAATCGACCGTTGTACCGAGACCGACCGTTTAGTCGAAATCATGACGGGCGTCACCAAGGTATTAGGCGATGTTCGGGCCGCAGTGGAAGACTGGCGCAGCATGATGACCACCGCCAGTGCGGCAGTAGAAGATCTGCGACAACAGCCATGTGACGATGAAGTGTTGCAAGCAGAAGTCGATGAAGCGCGCGCTTTTCTGGAATGGATGATCGACGATCATTTCACGTTTCTCGGCTCTCGCGACTATGAATTAGTCGTCAACGAAGGTGAAAACTATCTGCAAGCGCTGGTCGGATCGGGCCTGGGTATTTTGCGTGAGTCATTGCGCGATCCATTACGTACTTCCGATAGTGCCGACATGACGAAACTGCCGAGCGGTGCGCAGGCAATTATCGATGCGCGTTCGCCCGTTTTTATTACCAAAGCCGATTCTCGCGCTACCGTACATCGTCCCGGTTATCTTGATTATGTGGGCGTTAAACGGTATGACGCCGCAGGAAAAGTAATTGGCGAACGGCGCTTTATCGGCCTCTATACCTCCACTGCATATATGGTCCCGACCAGCGATATTCCGTTGGTACGGCGCAAGGTCGCCAAAGTGCAGGAACGCGCCAGTTTTGTACCAAAAGGCCATTTGGCGAAGACCCTCGCCACCATCCTCGAACAATACCCACGCGATGAGTTATTTCAGGTCGATGAAAATGACCTGTACGACACCGCCATCGGCATTTTGCGCCTTGAAGAACGCCAGCGGACCCGATTATTTGTGCGTCAGGATGCATTCGGTCGCTATGTTTCCTGTCTGGTCTATGTCCCGCGTGACAAATTCAATACCGAGTTGCGTACGCGCATCCAGCTACTGCTGCTAGAGGCGTTTAACGGCCTCAGCGTTGAATTCACGCCCTTGTTGTCAGAATCGGTACTGGCCCGTATCCAGTTCACAGTCCGCACCGAGCCGGGTACTGTCGCCAACATTGCCAATATCGACATTGGCGAATTGGAAGCAAAGATCGTCAAGGCCACGCGCCGCTGGCAGGATGATCTTGCCGACGCATTGCTGGAAAGTCGCGGTGAAGAGCACGGCAATCGATTGCTGCGGCGTTACGCAGCATCCTTTCCAGCTGGTTTTCGGGAGGATTACGCAGCCCGCGCAACGGTGCGCGACATTGAATTAATGGAGGCCGCCCAGCAACGCGCAGGCTTAGCGATGAATTTGTATCGTCCGATCGAAGCGGCTGCCTCCTCCTTGCGTCTGAAAATTTATCACGCTGGTAAGCCTATTGCGTTATCCCAAAGCTTGCCGATGCTGGAACATATGGGGGTCAAGGTCAATGAAGAACGGCCTTATCGAATCGAAGTCCAGGATGCCGCGCCAGTCTGGATACACGATTTTGGCATGCAAACCGCCGATGACAGCGAAATCGAAATCGACCGTATCAAAGACATATTTGAAGATGCTTTTGCCCGTGTCTGGGATGGCCAAGCCGACAATGACGATCTGAATCGACTAGTATTGACCGCCCAGCTCAACTGGCGCGAAGTCACCATCTTGCGCGCCTACGCCAGATATCTGCGTCAGGTCGGGTCCACCTTCAGCAATACCTATATCGAACACGCTGTGACCGGCAATCCTGCGATAGCCCGCAATCTGGTCGAATTATTCCTGGCACGTTTCGATCCTTCGGCTGGATTAAGTCCCCAAAATCAGGACCGCGTGAATGCGTTGTTGCAGCAAACAGAAGAGGCCATGGATCAGGTTCCCAACCTCGACGAAGACCGTATTTTGCGGCAGTTCCTGGGCGTGATTCAAGCTACGTTGCGCACGAACTACTTTCAGCGCGATGCTAACGGCCAACCGAAATCCTATTTATCGTTCAAGTTCGACCCTGCCAAGGTACCCGGCTTACCTGCACCCAAACCGATGTTCGAGATTTGGGTCTATTCGCCACGCTTTGAAGGCGTCCATCTGCGCGGTGGCAAAGTTGCACGTGGCGGCCTGCGCTGGTCTGACCGACGCGAAGATTTTCGTACTGAAGTATTGGGTCTGGTCAAAGCACAAATGGTCAAGAATGCCGTCATTGTGCCGGTGGGTTCAAAAGGCGGCTTTGTGCTGAAGAGCGCCCCGCCCGCCTCTGAGCGTGAAGCCTATTTAAAAGAAGGTATTGCCTGTTATCAGGATTTCTTACGCGGCTTACTTGACCTTACCGATAATCTTGTCGCTGGCAAAGTGGTCCCGCCTGCCAATGTCGTGCGTTATGACCCCGATGACCCGTATCTGGTGGTGGCCGCCGACAAAGGCACGGCGACTTTTTCCGATTTCGCCAATGCCATTTCCGCCGAATATGGCTTCTGGCTGACCGATGCGTTCGCCTCTGGCGGATCGGTCGGCTATGACCATAAGAAAATGGGCATCACCGCGCGCGGGGCATGGGAAGCGGTCAAGCGGCATTTCCGCGAAATTGGCATCAACACGCAAGAGCAAGATTTTACCGTTGCCGGTATCGGTGATATGTCCGGCGATGTTTTCGGCAACGGCATGCTGCTATCGCGCCATATTAAACTTGTGGCAGCTTTCGATCATCGGCATATTTTCCTTGATCCTAATCCCGATCCGGCTGCCAGTTTTGCCGAGCGTGATCGCTTGTTCGTATTGCCACGCTCTAGCTGGGCGGATTACGAGGCCAAATTGATCTCTGAAGGCGGGGGTATTTATCCACGCACGCTCAAGACGATTCCCCTATCGCCGCAAATCCGCGCCGTGCTCGGCATCACAGCCGAAGAATTATCCCCTGCCGAGTTAATCCACGCGATCCTGATCGCCCCAATCGACCTGTTGTACAACGGCGGCATAGGCACCTATGTCAAAGCTAGCCATGAAACGCACGCGCAAGTCGGTGACCGCACCAACGATGCCATTCGCGTCAACGGTGCCGAATTGCAATGCAAAGTCGTCGCAGAAGGCGGCAATCTGGGGCTGACGCAATTTGGGCGGATCGAGTTTGCGCAAAAAGGTGGCCGTATCTGTACTGACGCCATCGATAATTCCGCCGGAGTCGACTGCTCAGATCATGAAGTAAATATCAAGATATTGCTCGGACTGGTCGTCACTGAAGGTGAAATGACCGAGAAGCAACGTAACAAACTGCTGGCAGAGATGACGGATGAAGTTGGCAAGCAAGTGTTGACCGACAACTACTATCAAACCCAATCGCTATCTGTAGCAGGTCGCGGCGCTACTTCATTGTTAGAACCGGAAGCAAGATTGATTCGTTATCTGGAGCGCGCCGGACGACTTGACCGGGCAGTCGAATTTTTGCCTTCGGATGAAACCATTGCTGAACGCAAAACCGCCAAACAAGGCCTGACTACACCGGAACGCGCTGTACTGATGGCGTATAACAAAATGTGGTTGTACGAGGCAGCGCTGGCGTCCGATTTGCTGGATGACCAGTTCGTCAGTCATGCGCTGAGGCAGTATTTCCCGCAAGCGCTACGCGAACGTTATCCCGACGTCATGACAAGGCATCCGTTGGCGCGTGAAATCATTGCCACGTATGTGGTGAATACGCTCACAAATCGGGTCGGCACAACCTTTGTGCATCGTCTTAGCGACGAAAGTGGTGCAAGTCCGACCGACGTCATCCGCGCTTGCCTGATCGCCCGCGATGTCTTCGGCTTTGAGGAAATCTGGAATGACATCGATGCGCTAGATAATCAGGTGCCCGATGCATTGCAAGCACAAATGTTTATCGAAGTCGGCCGCCTGATCGAGCAAGCTAGCTTCTGGTTCCTGCATCGGCATGCAAAGGGAGAAACGATCGAAGACACGGTAGCCCGCTTCCGCCCTGCCGCCGATCAACTTGGACCGATACTGCTGACGTTGCTGGATACCAGTGACGCTGATGCTCTCAAAGCGAAACAAACTGCGCTCACTCAGGCAGGGGTATCGGAAACCTTGGCCCGCCGTGTCGCCAGTGCGGAATTAATCGGCGCGGTATTGGATATCGCAGAGGTCGCGACGATCACGGGTCGCAGCCTGGAATTGGTGGCACAAGTTTATTTCGCA
- the gndA gene encoding NADP-dependent phosphogluconate dehydrogenase, which produces MTKQLIGVVGLAVMGRNLALNIESRGHAVSVYNRSREKTDELIAEFPDRALVATYSLEDFIDSLEKPRRILLMVKAGTATDQTIDAIKPLLDQGDILIDGGNTHFTDTIRRNDDLAKSGIHFIGTGVSGGEEGALKGPAIMPGGQREAYDLVAPILTEIAAKAPDGVPCVDYIGPDGAGHFVKMVHNGIEYGDMQLIAESYAVLKHVGGLSNSDLSKVYADWNAGELDSYLIDITAQIFAKKDPDTGADLIDVILDRAAQKGTGKWTSQIALDLGIPLPLITEAVFARVLSSMKDERIAASKKLSGPAETSLNAAFGGDRQALIDAVQRALYLSKIISYAQGFAQMRAASDNYKWALDYGNIAKIFRAGCIIRASFLQKIMEAYATDKQLANLLLDDYFADIAAKYQSALRQVVVAAINAGVPVPAFSSAIAYFDAYRTAQLPANLIQAQRDFFGAHTFERTDKEGSFHADWP; this is translated from the coding sequence GTGACGAAACAATTAATCGGCGTAGTAGGACTGGCCGTAATGGGCCGCAATCTCGCTCTGAATATCGAAAGCCGGGGCCACGCAGTATCTGTTTATAACCGCAGCCGCGAAAAAACCGACGAATTGATCGCTGAATTTCCAGATCGCGCATTGGTCGCGACGTATTCGCTGGAAGATTTCATAGACTCGCTGGAAAAACCGCGCCGAATACTATTAATGGTAAAGGCCGGTACTGCAACGGACCAAACCATCGACGCCATCAAACCTCTGCTGGATCAAGGCGATATTTTGATCGATGGTGGAAACACGCATTTCACCGATACCATTCGACGCAATGATGATTTAGCAAAATCCGGCATTCATTTCATCGGCACCGGCGTTTCTGGCGGCGAAGAAGGCGCGCTAAAAGGTCCGGCAATCATGCCCGGCGGCCAGCGCGAAGCGTACGATCTGGTCGCGCCGATTCTGACTGAAATCGCGGCCAAAGCCCCTGACGGCGTACCGTGCGTCGATTACATCGGGCCAGATGGCGCAGGACATTTCGTCAAAATGGTGCATAACGGCATTGAATACGGCGATATGCAACTGATCGCTGAAAGTTACGCAGTACTAAAACATGTCGGCGGCTTATCAAATTCAGATCTGAGTAAGGTCTATGCCGACTGGAACGCAGGCGAGTTGGATAGTTATCTGATCGATATCACAGCGCAGATTTTTGCCAAAAAAGATCCTGACACCGGCGCAGACCTGATTGATGTCATCCTCGACCGCGCTGCGCAAAAAGGCACGGGCAAATGGACCAGCCAGATCGCGCTGGATTTAGGCATTCCTTTACCGCTGATTACCGAGGCGGTTTTCGCCCGTGTATTGTCCTCGATGAAAGATGAGCGGATTGCTGCCAGCAAGAAGCTATCCGGCCCGGCCGAGACATCATTAAATGCAGCATTCGGTGGCGATCGTCAAGCCCTGATAGATGCTGTACAACGCGCGTTGTATCTGAGCAAAATTATTTCGTATGCGCAAGGCTTTGCACAAATGCGAGCCGCATCGGACAACTATAAATGGGCGCTTGATTACGGCAATATCGCTAAGATTTTCCGAGCTGGCTGCATCATCCGCGCCAGCTTTCTACAAAAAATTATGGAAGCCTACGCAACCGATAAGCAACTGGCAAATTTGCTGCTGGATGATTACTTTGCCGACATCGCCGCCAAGTATCAATCAGCATTGCGACAAGTTGTCGTCGCCGCGATCAATGCCGGTGTTCCCGTCCCCGCGTTTTCCTCTGCCATCGCGTATTTTGATGCGTACCGTACCGCGCAACTGCCAGCCAATCTGATTCAAGCCCAGCGCGATTTTTTTGGTGCGCATACCTTTGAACGCACCGATAAAGAAGGCAGTTTTCACGCAGACTGGCCTTGA
- a CDS encoding MipA/OmpV family protein encodes MKETSPNKAILNAILSGLTGMAIASTAFAQESNPNPPENAELPQRLVGDLGLGVYQSPSEIRGKHSSTMKLPYGYIDYGRFFARIDTLGIKTVKMGYGYLELAGKVNFDGFKTENTPILHGLHNRKDAIPLGVGTYQETPVGAFFLNAFYDVNKSHGTLLEAIYAGEIKAGSVNFYPQIGAEYHSANYVNYYYGVTPAESAANGNFKAYQGKGTTNPLVALQVEIPLSPTWVVNLYGRYKWFGDSVKNSPIVDKKATQLYFVSLAYRFK; translated from the coding sequence ATGAAAGAAACATCTCCAAACAAAGCAATTCTGAATGCAATTCTTAGTGGTCTAACCGGCATGGCGATTGCTTCTACGGCGTTCGCGCAAGAGTCAAATCCAAATCCGCCAGAAAATGCGGAGCTGCCCCAACGTCTGGTGGGCGATCTGGGCCTGGGCGTCTATCAGTCGCCCAGTGAAATCCGGGGCAAACATAGCTCCACCATGAAGTTGCCTTATGGCTACATCGACTACGGCAGATTTTTTGCCCGGATTGACACCCTCGGTATTAAAACGGTCAAAATGGGCTACGGCTATCTGGAACTGGCTGGCAAAGTTAATTTTGATGGCTTTAAGACCGAAAACACACCGATTCTTCATGGCTTGCATAACCGAAAGGACGCTATTCCTCTGGGTGTAGGGACTTATCAAGAAACCCCGGTAGGTGCTTTTTTCCTGAACGCCTTCTACGACGTCAACAAATCCCACGGCACATTGCTGGAAGCAATCTATGCGGGCGAAATAAAAGCCGGCTCCGTCAACTTTTATCCGCAAATCGGCGCCGAATACCATAGCGCAAATTACGTCAATTATTACTACGGCGTGACGCCCGCCGAATCTGCGGCAAATGGCAACTTCAAGGCCTATCAGGGAAAGGGCACCACCAATCCGCTAGTCGCACTGCAAGTTGAAATCCCGCTCAGTCCAACCTGGGTGGTTAACTTGTACGGACGCTATAAATGGTTTGGGGACAGCGTAAAGAATAGCCCTATCGTCGACAAAAAAGCGACGCAGCTTTACTTTGTTTCATTGGCCTATCGTTTCAAATAA